The window GAACGAAGGTTCTGGCCGGATTAACCAGCATAATCCTGGTGTTCTACCTCCTCCTGGGGGTGAGGAAGGATGAATAACGTGATTCTGGTCAACCTCCCCTTCATAGTCGTGGCGCTCCTGCTGGCGGTGGGGTTCTACACGATAGGATTCAAGAGGAACCTCATCAAGGTCGTCATAGGCATTGAAATCCTTGAGGGAGCCGTCAACCTGTTCCTAATCGCTCTAGGCTACGTCAAAGGCGCCTACGCCCCGATATACACGATGGCACCGAAGGAGGCCGTCAACAACATGGTTCTGCCGACGCCCCAGGCGCTTACCCTGACGAGCATCGTCATAGGCGTCGCAGTTTCGGCGCT of the Thermococcus sp. JdF3 genome contains:
- a CDS encoding sodium:proton antiporter is translated as MNNVILVNLPFIVVALLLAVGFYTIGFKRNLIKVVIGIEILEGAVNLFLIALGYVKGAYAPIYTMAPKEAVNNMVLPTPQALTLTSIVIGVAVSALMLAFAVNIYEHYGTLDVTKVRRLKG